In a single window of the Pseudomonas sp. B21-015 genome:
- a CDS encoding acetyl-CoA acetyltransferase, with protein MPHSVSIVAAAHSRFGRLDGSTLEDLIVQVTREALADAAIDASEVDALFLGHFNSGMVADGFPSSLMLQADAGLRFKPATRCENACASGSAAIHAGINAILSGSAELVLIVGAEKMTSNSTAEVTKALTGAGYQNDAQEVGLSFPQLFGLAAQQYRDRYQCPMASMAAIATKNHSNAMANPLAQMHRVMDFEHCNNVSKTNPYVAQALRLTDCSLISDGAAAIVLASSRRARQFRREVLIRSVAQVNDFLPIAQRDIIAFEGPRRAIYAALREANVTLGDLSFAEVHDCFTIAELLIYEAMGLAPRGEGHRALDDGIVRVGGRLPVNLSGGLKAKGHPVGATGVSMHAMAFWQLTGEPVGLAVPNPEFGLLFNMGGMAVANYASVLQAHRA; from the coding sequence ATGCCCCATTCCGTTTCCATCGTCGCTGCCGCTCACTCCCGTTTTGGTCGTCTGGACGGTTCTACGCTGGAAGACCTTATCGTGCAGGTTACCCGCGAAGCCCTGGCGGATGCCGCCATCGACGCCTCAGAAGTCGACGCCCTGTTCCTCGGGCATTTCAATTCGGGGATGGTTGCGGATGGTTTTCCCTCTTCATTGATGCTGCAAGCCGACGCAGGCTTGCGCTTCAAGCCTGCCACCCGCTGTGAAAACGCCTGCGCCTCGGGCTCGGCGGCGATTCACGCGGGGATCAACGCGATCCTTTCAGGCTCTGCTGAGCTGGTGTTGATCGTGGGCGCCGAGAAGATGACTTCCAACTCTACAGCCGAGGTCACCAAGGCCCTGACCGGTGCCGGTTATCAGAACGACGCCCAAGAGGTCGGGCTCAGTTTTCCGCAGTTGTTCGGCCTGGCTGCGCAACAGTACCGTGACCGCTACCAGTGCCCGATGGCATCGATGGCCGCCATCGCCACCAAAAACCACTCCAACGCCATGGCCAACCCCTTGGCGCAGATGCACCGGGTCATGGATTTCGAACATTGCAACAATGTGTCCAAAACCAATCCGTATGTGGCGCAGGCGCTGCGCCTGACCGACTGTTCGCTAATCAGCGATGGGGCTGCCGCCATTGTGCTGGCCTCGTCCAGGCGAGCCAGGCAGTTTCGTCGTGAGGTGCTGATTCGCTCGGTGGCTCAAGTCAACGACTTCCTGCCGATTGCCCAGCGTGACATCATCGCGTTTGAAGGCCCACGGCGCGCGATCTATGCGGCTTTGCGCGAGGCTAATGTCACCTTGGGCGATCTGAGTTTTGCCGAGGTCCATGACTGTTTCACCATTGCCGAACTGCTGATCTACGAAGCCATGGGCCTGGCCCCCAGAGGCGAGGGGCACCGAGCGCTGGATGACGGTATTGTGCGGGTGGGCGGGCGTTTGCCGGTGAACCTGTCTGGCGGGCTCAAGGCCAAGGGGCATCCTGTGGGCGCCACGGGGGTATCGATGCACGCTATGGCCTTTTGGCAGTTGACGGGCGAGCCTGTCGGCCTGGCCGTGCCGAACCCCGAGTTCGGTCTGTTGTTCAACATGGGTGGCATGGCGGTCGCCAATTACGCCTCGGTGCTTCAGGCTCACAGGGCTTGA
- a CDS encoding LuxR C-terminal-related transcriptional regulator, producing MTVFAKQLKDLERLAFQVSPAPQLITGSRVMLDCNEAFLELFGYAREELLGHLTLLIYPSQADYKAIGNRSQNWLLNSQSGSYSDERFMQHKSGEVFWARSHGYTLTLDDPFKLMVWHFERMDRPHHATVNLTPREREISMHIVNGLTCKEVAKKLAISHRTVEVHRARLMKKLQAKNSAELVSKIIVVS from the coding sequence ATGACCGTCTTCGCAAAGCAACTCAAAGACCTTGAACGTCTGGCGTTCCAGGTGTCACCCGCCCCGCAGCTCATCACCGGCAGCCGCGTGATGCTCGACTGCAACGAGGCATTTCTGGAGCTGTTCGGTTACGCTCGCGAGGAGCTTCTGGGTCATCTGACCCTGCTGATCTACCCCTCCCAGGCGGACTACAAGGCCATTGGCAACCGCAGCCAGAACTGGTTGCTCAACAGCCAGAGCGGCTCCTACTCCGATGAACGCTTCATGCAACATAAAAGCGGCGAGGTGTTCTGGGCCAGGTCCCACGGCTATACCCTGACTCTGGACGATCCGTTCAAACTGATGGTCTGGCACTTCGAACGCATGGACCGACCGCACCACGCGACGGTAAACCTCACGCCCCGCGAACGAGAAATCTCGATGCACATCGTCAATGGACTGACCTGCAAGGAAGTGGCAAAAAAACTGGCGATTTCCCACAGAACCGTGGAAGTCCATCGCGCACGCCTAATGAAAAAGCTACAGGCCAAGAACAGCGCGGAGCTGGTTTCGAAGATTATTGTTGTGAGTTGA
- a CDS encoding VOC family protein: protein MEIDHIFICVNDDGRGADALKALGLAEGTPNVHPGQGTANRRFFFRNSFIELLHLTDELEAQSPLTAPTQLFDRLKCADGVAAPFGICFRPSTVGEKPMFPVWEYRPVYLPATLKVDVGHAPISEPMWFFLSFAKRPDEAPIERAQPFEHPNGFRDITSVQVTTPNSQAFSTPANCANQLKGFEIVHGDEHLVVLEIDHGVSGQTHDFRPGLPMIMNW from the coding sequence ATGGAAATAGATCACATTTTTATCTGTGTGAATGATGACGGTCGAGGCGCTGACGCACTGAAAGCTCTCGGGCTTGCTGAAGGGACACCAAACGTACACCCAGGCCAAGGCACTGCCAATAGAAGGTTTTTCTTCCGAAATTCTTTCATTGAGCTTTTACATCTCACCGATGAGTTAGAAGCTCAAAGTCCATTAACAGCGCCAACCCAACTCTTTGACCGCCTCAAGTGCGCAGATGGAGTCGCCGCGCCCTTTGGAATTTGCTTCAGACCATCCACCGTAGGCGAGAAGCCAATGTTTCCGGTTTGGGAATATCGACCTGTTTACTTACCAGCTACCCTGAAAGTCGACGTGGGACATGCGCCTATATCCGAACCGATGTGGTTTTTTCTTTCGTTTGCCAAGAGACCAGATGAGGCTCCGATTGAACGAGCGCAGCCGTTTGAACATCCCAACGGCTTTCGCGACATTACATCTGTGCAAGTTACCACCCCCAACAGCCAAGCTTTTTCTACCCCTGCCAACTGCGCAAACCAGCTGAAAGGATTTGAAATTGTTCATGGTGATGAGCATCTGGTCGTATTGGAAATCGATCATGGCGTAAGCGGCCAGACACACGATTTCCGTCCAGGATTGCCGATGATTATGAACTGGTGA
- a CDS encoding class I adenylate-forming enzyme family protein, with product MNIANWLNDAGRRWPERPALFEGQRQVADYATFVAHVRSRAAQLIGEHGIAPGDRVALFMKNSCEYLELLYCVWWIGAVAVPINCKLHPVEAGWIADDAQARLIFTECGKVFSPEMLPQGCRELNEADSVVCASFDATTLEDPCSRDADDLAWLFYTSGTTGRSKGVMLSHGNLMAMSLCYPLDVNPVSPDDAVVYAAPMSHGAGLYNFIHVRCGARHVVPESRGFKADELFELASGLRDLMLFAAPTMVKRMVEQARRQGYGGDGIKTIVYGGAPMYLRDLQEAVETFGARLVQIYGQGESPMTISALSRELIADRNRPDWASLAASVGRAHSCMEIRILDPEHRPLPPGQSGEIAVRGPTVMQGYWRNDEATRQTLVDGWLLTGDIGFLDHAGYLTLTDRSKDVIISGGCNVYPREVEEVLAQHPEVFEVCVVGEPDVQWGEMVVAFVVPRAAGSLDESLLNAWFVERMGSFKKPKKYVFCTELPKNSYGKILKSELRLWLKEVANGTAVP from the coding sequence ATGAACATTGCCAACTGGTTGAACGACGCCGGTCGACGCTGGCCAGAACGCCCAGCGTTATTTGAGGGGCAGCGGCAAGTCGCCGATTACGCCACGTTTGTCGCTCATGTCCGTAGTCGTGCCGCGCAGCTCATAGGCGAGCACGGCATTGCGCCCGGCGACCGTGTGGCGCTGTTCATGAAGAACAGTTGCGAATATCTCGAATTACTCTATTGCGTCTGGTGGATTGGCGCGGTCGCGGTGCCGATCAACTGCAAGCTGCACCCTGTTGAAGCTGGCTGGATCGCCGACGATGCGCAAGCCCGTCTGATCTTCACCGAGTGCGGCAAGGTGTTCTCGCCCGAGATGTTGCCGCAGGGCTGTCGTGAACTGAATGAAGCGGACAGTGTGGTGTGTGCTTCGTTCGATGCGACGACGTTGGAAGATCCTTGCTCTCGTGATGCCGATGACCTTGCCTGGCTGTTCTACACCTCCGGCACCACCGGGCGATCCAAGGGGGTGATGCTGTCCCACGGCAACCTGATGGCCATGTCGCTGTGTTATCCGCTCGACGTTAATCCGGTCAGTCCGGATGATGCGGTGGTGTACGCGGCCCCGATGTCCCATGGCGCCGGCCTCTACAACTTTATCCATGTGCGTTGCGGGGCTCGCCATGTGGTCCCCGAATCCCGTGGTTTCAAGGCCGACGAGCTGTTCGAGCTGGCGAGCGGGCTGCGCGATCTCATGTTGTTCGCCGCGCCAACCATGGTCAAGCGCATGGTTGAACAGGCGCGGCGCCAAGGCTACGGCGGCGACGGGATCAAAACAATTGTCTACGGTGGCGCGCCGATGTACCTGAGGGATCTGCAAGAAGCGGTCGAGACCTTTGGCGCGCGGCTGGTGCAGATCTATGGTCAGGGGGAGAGCCCGATGACGATCAGCGCTTTGTCGCGTGAGTTGATTGCGGATCGAAACCGTCCCGACTGGGCGTCTCTGGCAGCTTCCGTCGGGCGGGCACATTCGTGCATGGAGATCAGGATTCTGGATCCTGAGCACCGGCCGTTGCCTCCCGGCCAGTCAGGGGAAATCGCCGTGCGTGGTCCTACCGTCATGCAAGGCTACTGGCGCAACGACGAGGCGACTCGCCAGACCTTGGTGGATGGCTGGCTGTTAACCGGCGACATCGGCTTTCTTGATCACGCGGGTTATCTGACGCTGACCGATCGCTCCAAGGATGTGATCATTTCCGGCGGCTGCAACGTGTACCCTCGGGAAGTAGAAGAAGTGTTGGCGCAGCACCCGGAAGTATTTGAGGTCTGTGTGGTTGGCGAGCCGGATGTGCAGTGGGGGGAAATGGTGGTAGCGTTCGTCGTTCCCCGTGCAGCAGGATCGCTCGATGAATCTTTGCTCAACGCATGGTTCGTCGAGCGCATGGGGTCATTCAAAAAACCGAAGAAGTACGTATTTTGCACGGAGCTGCCCAAGAACAGTTACGGCAAGATCCTCAAGAGCGAGCTGCGCCTCTGGTTGAAGGAGGTCGCGAACGGCACTGCAGTTCCCTGA
- a CDS encoding DUF6124 family protein, with protein sequence MKKITPNPPESDTPSEPETLDLTQLSKATQRAVSARLRNPKQPDPVSHVFTILPDVDTPTLLAHASETLASLNVMTTDLADQLEGSHRNVALAMQQLAVLAEMLINRALDNLDSPMPAVTPVCH encoded by the coding sequence ATGAAGAAGATCACCCCCAACCCTCCAGAATCCGATACCCCCTCAGAACCCGAAACCCTCGACCTGACCCAACTCTCCAAAGCCACCCAACGCGCCGTCAGCGCCCGCTTGCGCAACCCGAAACAGCCCGATCCCGTGAGCCATGTTTTCACCATCCTCCCCGACGTCGACACCCCCACCCTGCTCGCTCACGCCAGCGAAACCCTGGCCTCCCTGAACGTCATGACCACCGACCTGGCCGATCAGCTCGAAGGCTCGCATCGCAACGTGGCATTGGCGATGCAGCAACTGGCCGTGCTGGCCGAGATGTTGATCAATCGAGCGCTGGACAACCTCGATTCGCCCATGCCGGCGGTCACGCCCGTCTGCCACTGA
- a CDS encoding FAD-binding and (Fe-S)-binding domain-containing protein, translated as MSLPAAFLRDAQQLIPQTRRFDDPLSTLAFGTDASFYRLIPKLVIRVESEDEVVALLKLAQRDQVPVTFRAAGTSLSGQAISDSVLIVLGDNWNGREIRGQGTQIRLQPGVIGAQANAWLAPFGRKIGPDPASINACKIGGIVANNASGMCCGTAQNTYHTLAGIRLVLADGSRLDTEDTTSVAAFRESHAELLERLATLSRETRANVELAARIRHKYRLKNTTGLSLNALVDFDEPVDILSHLLVGSEGTLGFISAVTYDTVIDHPNKASALIVFPDVETCCNAVTVLKSQPVSAVELLDRRSLRSVQDKPGMPAFVQQLSTNACALLIESRAASSTLLQEQLTQIMASLTSFPVEKQVDFTEDPVENARLWAIRKDTFPAVGAVRKTGTTVIIEDVTFPVEQLASGVNRLIELFDKHHYDEAILFGHALEGNLHFVFTQGFNSAEEVARYQAFMDDVAQLVAVEFGGSLKAEHGTGRNMAPFVELEWGRDAYQLMWQLKRLLDPNGILNPDVVLSDDPQIHLKHLKPLPAADEIVDKCIECGFCEPVCPSKGLTLSPRQRIVIWRDIQAKQRAGIDTAELEQAYEYQGIDTCAATGLCAQRCPVGINTGELVKKLRGRKATHTKTANWIEGNFATALQGARFTLHVANGARMLLGAPRLAKLSATLTRLSKGQVPQWTNAMPQPERAIRFSPTVSDERPRVVYLAACVSRVMGPAAGDKEQMSLYDKTRGLLEKAGYQVVFPDNQDNLCCGQPFASKGYAEQAEHKRQELIGALLHASRGGLDPIYCDTSPCTLRLVQDLGDVRLDLYDPVRFIRTHLMDRLDFTPQEAPIAVHVTCSTQHLGESQALIDLARKCSNNVVIPEGIHCCGFAGDKGFTTPELNAHSLRTLKDAVQQCSEGISTSRTCEIGLTQHGGIDYHGLVYLVDRVTQARAV; from the coding sequence ATGAGTCTACCGGCGGCTTTCCTGCGCGATGCGCAGCAACTGATTCCTCAAACGCGACGTTTCGACGACCCGCTGTCGACCCTGGCCTTCGGCACCGACGCCAGTTTCTACCGGCTGATTCCGAAACTGGTGATTCGCGTCGAATCCGAAGATGAAGTGGTGGCGCTGCTCAAACTGGCGCAACGGGACCAGGTCCCGGTGACCTTCCGCGCCGCCGGTACCAGCCTGTCTGGCCAGGCCATCAGTGATTCGGTGCTGATCGTGTTGGGGGATAACTGGAACGGTCGCGAGATCCGTGGCCAGGGCACGCAAATACGTCTGCAACCGGGCGTGATCGGCGCCCAGGCCAACGCCTGGCTGGCACCGTTCGGACGCAAGATCGGTCCGGATCCTGCGTCGATCAACGCCTGCAAAATCGGCGGCATCGTCGCCAACAATGCCAGCGGCATGTGCTGCGGCACGGCGCAGAACACCTATCACACCCTGGCCGGGATTCGTCTGGTGCTGGCGGATGGCAGCCGTCTTGATACCGAAGACACCACAAGTGTTGCGGCATTCCGAGAGAGCCACGCCGAACTGCTGGAGCGTCTGGCGACGCTGAGCCGCGAGACCCGCGCCAATGTCGAACTGGCTGCGAGAATTCGCCACAAATACCGTCTGAAAAATACCACTGGCCTGTCACTCAATGCCCTGGTGGATTTCGACGAGCCTGTGGATATCTTGAGCCACTTGCTGGTGGGCTCCGAAGGCACCCTCGGGTTCATCAGTGCGGTGACCTACGACACAGTGATCGACCACCCGAACAAGGCGTCGGCGCTGATCGTGTTCCCGGATGTGGAAACCTGCTGCAACGCCGTCACCGTGCTGAAAAGCCAACCGGTGTCGGCCGTGGAGTTGCTGGACCGTCGCAGCCTGCGCTCAGTGCAGGACAAGCCCGGCATGCCGGCTTTCGTACAACAACTGTCGACCAATGCCTGCGCCCTGCTGATCGAATCCCGCGCCGCCTCTTCCACTTTGCTGCAGGAACAACTGACGCAAATCATGGCGTCACTGACGAGTTTCCCGGTAGAGAAACAAGTCGACTTCACCGAAGACCCTGTGGAAAACGCCCGCCTCTGGGCGATCCGCAAGGACACCTTCCCTGCCGTCGGCGCGGTGCGCAAAACCGGCACCACGGTGATCATCGAAGACGTGACCTTCCCGGTCGAACAACTGGCCAGCGGCGTCAACCGCTTGATTGAGCTGTTCGACAAACATCACTACGACGAAGCGATCCTTTTCGGACACGCCCTGGAAGGCAATCTGCACTTCGTCTTCACCCAAGGCTTCAACAGCGCGGAAGAAGTCGCACGCTACCAGGCGTTCATGGACGACGTGGCGCAGTTGGTGGCCGTTGAATTCGGTGGCTCGCTGAAGGCCGAACACGGCACCGGTCGTAACATGGCGCCCTTTGTCGAACTGGAATGGGGCCGCGACGCCTACCAGTTGATGTGGCAGCTCAAACGCCTGCTCGACCCCAACGGCATTCTCAACCCGGACGTGGTGCTCAGCGACGATCCGCAGATCCACCTCAAACACCTGAAACCGCTGCCCGCCGCCGATGAGATTGTGGATAAGTGCATTGAGTGTGGCTTTTGCGAACCGGTGTGCCCGTCCAAAGGCCTAACCTTGAGCCCACGCCAGCGCATCGTGATCTGGCGCGACATCCAGGCGAAGCAACGCGCCGGCATAGACACCGCCGAACTGGAACAGGCCTACGAATATCAGGGCATCGATACCTGCGCCGCCACAGGCCTGTGTGCACAACGTTGCCCTGTAGGCATCAACACCGGCGAGCTGGTGAAAAAGCTCCGTGGCCGTAAGGCAACCCATACGAAAACTGCCAACTGGATTGAAGGCAATTTCGCCACTGCGTTGCAAGGCGCGCGGTTCACCCTGCATGTGGCCAACGGTGCGCGGATGCTGTTGGGGGCGCCACGTTTGGCAAAGCTGTCGGCAACATTGACGCGCTTATCCAAAGGCCAGGTCCCGCAATGGACCAACGCCATGCCACAGCCGGAAAGGGCCATTCGCTTCAGCCCGACGGTATCGGATGAGCGACCTCGGGTGGTGTACCTGGCGGCTTGCGTGTCGCGGGTCATGGGCCCGGCGGCGGGTGATAAAGAGCAAATGTCGCTGTACGACAAAACCCGTGGCCTGCTGGAAAAGGCCGGTTACCAGGTCGTCTTTCCAGACAATCAGGACAACCTCTGCTGCGGTCAGCCATTCGCCTCCAAAGGCTACGCCGAACAGGCCGAACACAAACGCCAGGAACTGATCGGCGCGCTACTGCACGCCAGCCGCGGCGGGCTCGACCCGATCTATTGCGATACCAGCCCCTGTACCTTGCGGCTGGTTCAAGACCTGGGCGATGTTCGACTGGACCTGTACGACCCGGTGCGGTTCATCCGTACTCACTTGATGGATCGTCTCGATTTCACACCCCAGGAAGCGCCGATCGCGGTGCATGTCACCTGCAGCACTCAACATCTTGGCGAGAGCCAGGCGTTGATCGATCTTGCGCGCAAGTGCAGTAACAACGTGGTCATTCCGGAAGGCATTCACTGTTGCGGATTTGCCGGCGACAAGGGCTTTACCACGCCGGAATTGAACGCCCATTCGTTACGCACACTGAAAGACGCGGTACAGCAATGCAGCGAAGGGATTTCCACCAGCCGCACCTGTGAGATTGGTCTGACGCAACACGGTGGGATCGACTACCACGGGCTGGTCTACCTCGTGGACCGGGTCACCCAGGCCAGAGCGGTCTGA
- a CDS encoding EamA family transporter: protein MNKSVLYALGAAALFGASTPLAKVLGLNVSPVLLAGLLYLGSGLGLTVTRLIRDRGWQPVGLTISEWPWLIGAIAFGGVLGPVSLMFGLTLTSGTTASLLLNLEAVLTALLAWVVFKENADRRIVAGMIAIVAGGVLLGWPQTSAQTHGWVGPVAVAIACFCWAIDNNLTRKVSASDALFIAGIKGLVAGVVNCVLGIALGMHLPEWSLLGPTLLVGFLGYGVSLVLFVLALRGLGTARTGAYFSTAPFLGAAISILLLGEAVTWVFWVAAGLMGLGVWIHLTESHSHEHQHDPQTHDHPHVHDEHHQHEHAFEWDGTQPHSHLHDHAPIQHSHPHYPDIHHRHSH from the coding sequence ATGAACAAAAGCGTTTTATACGCCTTGGGTGCTGCAGCCCTCTTTGGTGCCAGTACACCGCTTGCCAAGGTCCTGGGGCTGAACGTTTCCCCCGTCTTGCTCGCCGGTTTGCTTTACCTGGGAAGCGGCTTGGGTCTCACGGTCACCAGGCTGATCCGTGATCGCGGCTGGCAGCCTGTCGGCTTAACAATATCCGAATGGCCATGGCTCATTGGCGCTATCGCGTTCGGCGGGGTGCTGGGGCCGGTGTCTTTAATGTTCGGCCTTACCCTCACATCGGGTACCACGGCTTCGCTGTTGCTAAACCTTGAAGCGGTGTTAACCGCTCTGCTTGCCTGGGTGGTGTTCAAGGAGAACGCCGACCGGCGGATCGTCGCTGGAATGATCGCTATAGTGGCGGGTGGCGTGCTCTTGGGCTGGCCTCAAACTTCCGCACAGACCCATGGTTGGGTTGGCCCGGTCGCCGTGGCGATTGCATGTTTTTGCTGGGCCATCGATAACAACCTGACCCGGAAAGTTTCCGCATCGGATGCATTGTTCATCGCTGGTATCAAAGGATTGGTCGCCGGGGTCGTCAACTGCGTTTTAGGGATTGCTCTTGGCATGCATCTCCCTGAATGGTCTCTGCTAGGGCCAACACTACTCGTCGGCTTTTTAGGCTACGGCGTTAGCCTGGTGCTATTCGTTTTGGCTTTACGGGGGCTTGGAACAGCACGCACAGGTGCGTACTTCTCTACTGCACCGTTCTTGGGGGCCGCCATTTCAATCCTGTTGTTAGGCGAAGCAGTGACGTGGGTGTTTTGGGTTGCAGCAGGCCTGATGGGGCTTGGCGTCTGGATACACCTTACCGAGAGCCATTCTCACGAGCACCAACACGATCCGCAAACCCATGACCATCCGCATGTTCACGATGAGCACCATCAACATGAACATGCCTTTGAGTGGGACGGCACTCAACCTCATAGCCATTTACATGACCACGCTCCCATCCAACACAGTCATCCGCACTATCCCGATATCCATCACAGGCACTCACACTGA
- a CDS encoding lactate utilization protein C, whose amino-acid sequence MNAKQNILAKLRNSLTGTTPVADNFDVELLTEPYTYTPEQRIPQLRKLMEAVHTEIHLTSKEGWPELLAQLLQDRQLPSLLIAPTTPHGQRVTQHWAKNPGLPALKAYDRPVEEWKAELFNDTPASLTTTLGAIAATGSLILWPTREEPRLMSLVPPVHFALLKASEIRDNFYQVQQEFEWAQGMPTNALLVSGPSKTADIEQVLAYGAHGPKDLVVLILEDQ is encoded by the coding sequence ATGAACGCCAAGCAAAACATCCTCGCCAAGTTGCGCAACAGTCTGACGGGCACCACGCCGGTGGCTGACAACTTCGATGTCGAACTGCTGACCGAGCCCTACACCTACACGCCAGAGCAACGCATCCCGCAACTGCGCAAACTGATGGAAGCGGTGCACACCGAAATCCATCTGACCTCCAAAGAAGGCTGGCCCGAATTACTGGCGCAACTGCTGCAGGATCGCCAGTTGCCGAGCCTGTTGATTGCGCCGACGACACCTCACGGTCAACGTGTCACTCAGCATTGGGCGAAAAATCCTGGCCTGCCAGCGCTCAAAGCCTACGACCGTCCGGTCGAGGAATGGAAAGCCGAGTTGTTCAATGACACACCGGCCAGCCTGACCACCACCCTCGGCGCGATCGCCGCGACCGGTAGCCTGATTCTCTGGCCGACGCGGGAAGAACCGCGTCTGATGAGCCTGGTGCCGCCGGTGCATTTCGCCCTGCTCAAGGCCAGTGAAATCCGCGACAACTTCTATCAGGTGCAGCAGGAATTCGAATGGGCCCAAGGCATGCCGACCAACGCCTTGCTGGTGTCCGGCCCGTCGAAGACCGCCGACATCGAGCAAGTGCTGGCTTACGGCGCCCACGGCCCGAAAGACCTGGTGGTTCTGATTCTGGAGGACCAATGA
- a CDS encoding MFS transporter: MGIQQKKPARQRRRAFIGATSGHLIEWYDYGVYGFLAVYIGKAFFVSDDPTTSLLASFAAFALSFFIRPLGGLFFGPLADKIGRRKTLITVLVLMAGSTFLLGVLPTYASIGIAAPIILVLIRCVQGFSAGGEIGTITSFISEYAGPGRRGFATCWLMVTAVLGLLLGGAVANGMTWVMGADLMQAWGWRIPFLIAAPLGLISMYIRLKLEDSPEFLALQRAGETSKAPLREVWQWKRAIALVFFIITLHSSIFYLVLTFVSTYMSSILKFDSGTTLLYVFVASLSAAVVMPFGGAFTDRNGRKPFLLVVGTLATLAMYWLFKSAPTATPASFIYPLMAVAILFGLYASSTYALMSELLPTRIRSTGIAVAYNIPVAVFGGSAPLISTWLIKLTGDITSPWYFYIGTGVVSLIALVLLRKEDFVACASPVEVPGVGRADMALAPAP, encoded by the coding sequence GTGGGCATTCAACAGAAAAAACCGGCCCGGCAACGGCGTCGGGCGTTTATCGGTGCAACGTCCGGCCACCTGATCGAGTGGTACGACTACGGCGTCTATGGTTTTCTCGCCGTCTATATCGGCAAGGCGTTCTTCGTCTCTGATGACCCGACCACCAGCCTGCTCGCCAGTTTTGCGGCTTTTGCCTTGAGCTTTTTCATCCGGCCTCTGGGAGGGCTGTTTTTCGGTCCGCTGGCGGACAAGATCGGTCGGCGCAAAACCCTGATCACCGTGCTGGTGCTGATGGCCGGTTCGACCTTCTTGCTGGGGGTGCTGCCGACCTATGCCTCGATAGGGATTGCAGCGCCGATCATTCTGGTGTTGATCCGCTGTGTACAGGGCTTCTCGGCCGGTGGCGAGATCGGCACCATCACCAGTTTCATCTCCGAGTACGCCGGGCCTGGGCGACGCGGCTTCGCCACATGCTGGTTGATGGTAACGGCGGTGCTCGGACTGTTACTGGGCGGTGCCGTGGCCAACGGCATGACTTGGGTCATGGGCGCCGACCTGATGCAAGCCTGGGGTTGGCGCATTCCATTTCTGATTGCGGCGCCTCTGGGCCTGATCTCGATGTACATTCGTCTGAAGCTTGAAGACAGTCCCGAGTTCCTGGCATTGCAGCGCGCGGGGGAAACCTCCAAGGCGCCTCTGCGAGAAGTCTGGCAGTGGAAACGGGCGATTGCCCTGGTGTTCTTCATCATTACCCTGCACAGCTCGATCTTCTATCTGGTGCTGACCTTTGTCTCGACCTACATGTCGAGCATTCTCAAGTTCGACAGCGGCACGACCTTGCTCTACGTCTTCGTTGCCAGCTTATCGGCCGCAGTCGTCATGCCATTCGGCGGTGCGTTCACGGATAGAAACGGGCGTAAGCCGTTTCTGTTGGTGGTCGGCACCCTGGCCACCTTGGCGATGTACTGGCTCTTCAAATCGGCCCCCACGGCGACGCCTGCTTCGTTTATCTACCCGTTGATGGCGGTGGCCATCCTGTTCGGCCTGTATGCCTCGTCGACTTACGCATTAATGAGCGAGTTGTTGCCCACTCGAATCCGCTCCACCGGTATCGCGGTGGCGTACAACATTCCGGTGGCGGTATTCGGTGGTAGCGCGCCGCTGATTTCTACCTGGCTGATCAAGCTGACCGGAGACATTACGTCGCCCTGGTACTTTTACATAGGTACGGGGGTGGTGTCGTTGATTGCGTTGGTGCTGTTGCGCAAGGAGGATTTTGTCGCCTGTGCCAGTCCCGTTGAGGTGCCGGGCGTTGGGCGAGCTGATATGGCGTTGGCCCCCGCGCCTTGA